The Streptococcus downei MFe28 DNA window GGGGTGACGCCTGCCCGGTGCTGGAAGGTTAAGAGGAGTGCTTAGCGGTAACGCGAAGGTATGAATTGAAGCCCCAGTAAACGGCGGCCGTAACTATAACGGTCCTAAGGTAGCGAAATTCCTTGTCGGGTAAGTTCCGACCCGCACGAAAGGCGTAATGATTTGGGCACTGTCTCAACGAGAGACTCGGTGAAATTTTAGTACCTGTGAAGATGCAGGTTACCCGCGACAGGACGGAAAGACCCCATGGAGCTTTACTGCAGTTTGATATTGAGTATCTGTACCACATGTACAGGATAGGTAGGAGCCATTGAGTTCGGGACGCTAGTTTCGAATGAGGCGCTGTTGGGATACTACCCTTGTGTTATGGCTACTCTAACCCACTAGGCTAAACGTCTAGGGAGACAGTGTCTGACGGGCAGTTTGACTGGGGCGGTCGCCTCCTAAAAGGTAACGGAGGCGCCCAAAGGTTCCCTCAGATTGGTTGGAAATCAATCGCAGAGTGTAAAGGTATAAGGGAGCTTGACTGCGAGAGCTACAACTCGAGCAGGGACGAAAGTCGGGCTTAGTGATCCGGTGGTACCGCATGGAAGGGCCATCGCTCAACGGATAAAAGCTACCCTGGGGATAACAGGCTTATCTCCCCCAAGAGTTCACATCGACGGGGAGGTTTGGCACCTCGATGTCGGCTCGTCGCATCCTGGGGCTGTAGTCGGTCCCAAGGGTTGGGCTGTTCGCCCATTAAAGCGGCACGCGAGCTGGGTTCAGAACGTCGTGAGACAGTTCGGTCCCTATCCGTCGCGGGCGAAGGAAATTTGAGAGGAACTGCTCCTAGTACGAGAGGACCAGAGTGGACTTACCGCTGGTGTACCAGTTGTCCTGCCAAGGGCATCGCTGGGTAGCTATGTAGGGAAGGGATAAACGCTGAAAGCATCTAAGTGTGAAGCCCCCCTCGAGATGAGATTTCCCATAACGTTAAGTTAGTAAGAGCCCTGAGAGAAGATCAGGTAGATAGGTTAGGAGTGGAAGTGTGGTGACACATGGAGCGGACTAATACTAATCGCTCGAGGACTTATCCAAGATAAGTTACGAGAGGCACCAAATAAGAAAGCAACAGAAAATTAGGAAGGTGCCGACGTACAATTCATAAGTAAGGTTTCAAAAGTCATTGACAGGTTTTGGTGAGACTTGGTACAATAGATAGGTATTCAATTTTGAGTGAGTACACTCAAGGAGTTAAGTGACGCTAGCCTAGGAGATACACCTGTAACCATGCCGAACACAGCAGTTAAGCCCTAGAACGCCTGAAGTAGTTGGGGGTTGCCCCCTGTTAGATATGGGAGTCGCTTAGCCTTTATCCACCATAGCTCAGTTGGTAGTAGCGCATGACTGTTAATCATGATGTCGTAGGTTCGAGTCCTACTGGTGGAGTAGACAAGAGATTTGAGAGAGTTCTAGGAGAGCTCTTTCTTTTTGTTTTTTTCTGAAGGACCGAAAGTGGGGCATAGGGCGGTACTTGACTGTAGTTGATGGACATTGCCTTTGTGTGCTCTAATCAGCTGAGCTATGCGCCCAAACACTTGATTGTTTTGTAGTTTTCGTTTTAGAGTCTGCCTAGTATGATTTGGGGTGCCTTTACTTAATGTTTCTAATCTTTTCCGATTTACTCTAGGAAATTACTCTTTAAATTAGGCCTTTAGTATTCTTTTTTCATCTACTTCACTTGACCTGGTCTTTTTTAAATGGTAAGATGGTTTTTGTTAACTAGTTAAGGAGTTTGTCTTATGTCTAAATTAGCAAAGGAATTGGATGTTTTTTTCAATAGGATTCTTGTCTTGGCGGAACATCAAAATGAGTTGCTCTTGGGCCACTGCCAATCTGATTTGGAATTGACCAATACACAGGAGCATATCTTGATGTTGCTTTCTCATGAGCGCTTGACTAATTCTGATTTGGCAAAGCGCTTGAAGGTCAGTCAGGCAGCGGTGACTAAGGCGGTCAAGGCCATGATTAGGCAGGAACTTTTGGAGACGCATAAGGACGATTCCGATGCGCGGATAAGCTATTACTCTTTAACAGATGCAGCTAAGGCGGTGGCTTTGGAACATGATCAACACCATCAATCCACCTTGGCCGTTTATGATGAAATTTTAAGTAGCTTTTCTACTAGTGAGCAGGCGGTTATTGGTCGCTTTATTAATAATTTGGAAAAGGGGTTTGATCGCTAATGCGCTATATTACTGTGGAGAATTTATCCTTTCAGTATGATTCGGACCCTGTTTTGGAAGGTATTAGCTACTATTTGGATAGTGGCGAATTTGTGACCCTAACAGGGGAAAACGGGGCTGCCAAGTCAACTCTAATCAAGGCGACCTTGGGTATTCTTAAGCCTAAGCATGGCCAGGTTAAAATTGCTAAGTTGAACAAAGATGGTAAGAAGCTCCGATTAGCTTATTTGCCCCAACAGATTTCCAGCTTTAATGCCGGTTTTCCTTCAACGGTTTATGAGTTCGTAAAGTCGGGTCGTTACCCTCGTAATGGCTGGTTTAGGCGATTAACCAAGCATGACGAAGACCACATCAGGGTTAGTTTGGAGTCTGTAGGCATGTGGGAAAATCGGCAGAAAAAGATTGGCGACTTAAGTGGAGGCCAAAAGCAAAGGGCTGTCATTGCCCGGATGTTTGCCTCTGATCCAGATATTTTTATCCTAGATGAGCCGACAACGGGTATGGATGCAGGGACAACGAAGACTTTTTATGAGCTCATGCATCATAGTGCCCATCAGCATGGCAAGTCTGTCATGATGATTACCCATGATCCCGAAGAAGTTAAAGATTATGCTGACCGAAATATTCATTTGGTGAGAAATCAAGATTTACCTTGGCGTTGTTTTAATATCCATGACAGCGAGGAGGTTACTAAAGATGCTTGAAATTTTTCAGTTTGAATTTATGCAAAGGGCCCTGCTAGCAGTTCTGGCTATTAGTCTTTTTTCTCCGATTCTGGGGCTTTTCTTGATTTTACGTCGTCAGAGTCTGATGAGTGATACCTTGAGTCATGTCTCCTTGGCTGGGGTGGCTTTTGGGATTTTGCTGGGCTGGGATACGACTTGGTCAACAGTTCTAATTGTCGTGATTGCAGCTCTGGTCCTTGAATATTTGCAAAGGGTCTACCGAAATTATATCGAGATTTCAACTGCTATCCTGATGTCCTTGGGCCTGGCCGTTTCCTTGATTGTGGTCAGTAAGACCAGCAGTTCAAATATCAGCTTGGATCAGTATTTATTTGGCTCCATCATTACCATCAGCCAGGGACAGGTCCTGGCTCTCTTTGCCATTGCCCTGCTTGTTCTCTTTCTGACTCTCTTTTGCCTGCGTCCTATGTATATTCTGACCTTTGATGAAGATACGGCCTTTGTTGATGGTTTGCCCGTTCGCTTCATGTCCCTAGCCTTTAATATCGTGACAGGGGTTGCCATTGCCCTCATGATTCCGGCGGCTGGTGCTCTTTTAGTTTCGACTATCATGGTTTTGCCAGCCAGTATTGCTATGCGCCTGGCGGATAGTTTTAAAGGGGTTATTTTAACGGCCATCGGTATTGGTTTTCTTGGTATGCTGATGGGGATTTTCCTTTCTTATTATTGGGAAACACCAGCTAGTGCGACCATTACTATTATTTTTATTGCCATCTTCTTGGTGGTCAGCCTCCTAGATCGTTTACTCAAGGATTGAGGGATTGGCTTAGTTTTTAAGGGATTTTGGATGCTCAACAAGGAAGGCTTTTTTAGGAGTCAGACTAGGAGTTTGGGTAGTTTTTTAGGGCAGTCAATGAATGGGTACAAGTTCAACTATTACTCAATAAAAATCAATCTAGCCGAGGCAAGGAGTAATGACATCAAGTCACTAAAGTGACTGATGTCGCAGTAGGTGTCTGCTATCTTTGCGCCACTATGTGGCACAGCAGACAGCTAGTCACCCTTGCTGGGGTAGTAAGACAGTCCGGACTGTCTTAGCCGACACTTTAAAATAAAAAGGTGTGAGGTGACGAAGGTTTTGACAGCTGTCAAAGTCCTTCTGTCTTACTCCCAAACGGCAATCTCTATAGCGATTGCCTAGCTCCCTTACTAACCTCACAAAGTTGGTGAAATCGACCAACTTTGCTCCGCATCGCACGAACTGCAGGTAGCTTAAAAGGTCTGGGAGACCTTTTGAGGTTGGAAAGAGGGAAAGCTTCGCTTTCCTCAGTAAGTACGGCAAAGTGAGTTAACGATGCGACACAAGGTACAAACTGTCGTTGCCACAGTTTATACAGAGTTAGCCAGAGATATAGAAGACTACAATCGTAGTTTTCGTAGTCACCCTAATGAGAAATCCTAGAGTGACTTTATTCGTAGGATAGTTTTGATTTTTGAAGAGTATGACTATCAAAAAAGGTCGGGACGCTTTTGCATCCCGGCCTTTTGGCGATAGTTTTTTTAATTAGTAGGTCAACACGAAATATTTTTTCTTGCCACGGCGGATAACGGTTAATTCGCCATCAATCTTATCTGCATCGGAAAGTTGATAGTCCAAATCTTGGATGCGTTCGCCGTTGATGTAAATGGCACCATTTTGCACATCTTCACGGGCTTGGCGCTTGGAAGATGAGATACCACTTTTAACCAGAATTTCCACGATGTTGAGGTCGTCTTCTGCTTGGACGGCGTAGTTTGGAACGCCACTGAGGCCTTGTTTGAGTTCTTGGGCAGAGAGGGCCCTGATATTACCAGCGAAGAGTTGCTTGGTGATTTGCAGGGCTTCTTTGTAGGCCGCTTCTCCGTGAACCAGGGTTACCACTTCTTTGGCCAAGATCTTTTGCGCTAGGCGTTCGTGGCGGGCAGCATTGAATTTTTCTTCGATTTCGGCGATTTCGTCCAGAGGGAGGAAGGTGAAGATTTTAAGGAAACGAACGGCATCGTCATCCATGACATTGAGCCAGAACTGGTACATTTCATAGGGAGAGGTCTTGTCTGCGTCCAACCAGACGGCGTTTCCTTCTGATTTACCGAATTTTTTACCTGTTGCATCGGTAATGAGGGGAACGGTAATGACGTGGCCAGTCTTATCAGCCTTACGGCGGAGGAGTTCAGTTCCGGCAGTCATGTTGCCCCACTGGTCAGAACCACCGATTTGAAGAGTGACACCGTGCTGACGGTTGAGCTCGTAGAAGTCGTAGCCCTGCATGATTTGGTAGGCAAACTCGGTGTAGGAGATGCCGGTCTCGATCCGTTTTTTGACAGATTCCTTACTCATCATATAATTGATGGTGAAGTATTTACCAACATCGCGCAGGAAGTCAATGAAACTGATAGAACCGAACCAGTCGTAGTTGTTGGTCATCTCGGCCTTGTTGTCTCCGTTTTCAAAATCAAGGAAACGAGAGAGTTGCTTTTGGATTTTCTTAACCCAGCCCTCAACGGTTTCTTTGGTTTGCAGGCTACGTTCAGTATCTTTGAAGGAAGGGTCGCCAATCAGACCAGTTGCTCCACCAACCAAAGGGTAGGGCTTGTGGCCAGCTAATTGAAGATGTCGGCAGACTAGAATGGGGACCAGGTGGCCCAGATGGAGGCTATCTGCAGTTGGGTCATAACCTGAGTAGAATGAGACACTGCCTGCTTCTAAGGCCTTCTTTAAGTCTTCTTCGTCAGTGGTCTGGAAAATCAAGCCACGTTCTTTCAGTTCATCAAAAATTGTCATAGATTCTCTCCAATAAATATAATAGTAAGCCCATTATAGCAGAATTTTAGACCGCCATGCAAGTTGACTTTGATTTTGATATAATGGCTTAGAGGTAAGCTATGATTGAATTTTTTAAGAAAATTGGTCGGCTCTTCCAGGAAGGTTTCCCCAAAAAAAGAAATAGATCTAGGACTAGGCCGACTAGGATAGTGAAGCGCATTTACCCTCAAGAAGAGTCACCTAAAAATCCTAAGCAAGAGCTTAAGCTTAGCAAGGCGGATATAGGGTCGGTCTTTTTGCGGAGCTTAAAAATAGTATCAGACTTTTTTTATATCATTGCCCTCCTCTTTTGTATGCTGGGAGCGGGTCTGGGGCTTGGCTATTTTGCCAGCCAGATTGATAGTGTTAAGGTACCAGCCAAGTCCTCTCTTTTGACGCGGGTTAGCTCGGTGAGTCAAATTTCCAAGCTAAATTATGCTAATGGTCAGGAAATTTCTGACGTTGATACCGATCTGATGAGGAGTCCGGTGAAGGATGATGCCATCTCGGACAATGTCAAGCAGGCCATTATTGCAACGGAGGATGAAAATTTCAAATCCCACCAGGGTGTCGTGCCCAAGGCGGTTTTTCGGGCCTTGGTCTCTTCTGTTCTCGGTGTGGGCTCCACGAATGGTGGGTCGACCTTGACCCAACAGTTAATTAAGCAACAGGTGGTTGGGGATAATCCGACCTTTAAAAGAAAGGCTAGGGAGATCATCTATTCGCTAGCGCTAGAGCGTTACATGACAAAGGACGATATTCTCACGGCCTACCTCAATGTTTCTCCCTTTGGGCGGAATAATAAGGGAGAAAATATCGCTGGGGTGGAAGCAGCAGCCCAAGGGATTTTCGGGGTATCCGCCAAGGATTTGACGGTTCCCCAGGCGGCCTATATTGCTGGCCTGCCCCAGAGTCCGATTGTTTATTCTCCTTATGGTCCTGATGGTAGTCTCAAGGATGCGAAAAATCTGACTTATGGTTTGCAAAGACAGCAGACGGTTCTCTACAATATGTATCGGGCAGGTTACCTCAGCCGAAAGACTTACCAAAATTATCAAGCCTATGATATTACTAAAGACTTCATTCCTTCGGGGACAGCGACTTCTAAGACTCACGATTATCTATACTATGCTGTTATGGATGAGGCCCAGAAGGTGATGTATGCCTACTTAGTTAGGCGAGATGGCCTGACCAGTCAGGATTTAAGTCAAAAGGAAACGGTTGCTAATTATAAGCAATTGGCTTTGGAGGCTCTGCAGACAGGTGGTTATCAAGTCAAAACGACCGTCAATGAAGCGGTTTACAAGGCTATGCAGGAGACAGCCAAGAATGCTGGTGGCCAGCTAGATGTAGGCAATAACGGTCCTGTTGATGTTGGTAATGTCCTCATGGATAATAAGACAGGGGCCATTCTTGGTTTTGTCGGTGGTCGCGATTATGCCAGCAATCAGAACAACCACGCCTTTGATACCAAGCGTTCGCCTGGCTCAAGTATCAAGCCGATTCTAGCTTACGGGATTGCGATTGATCAGGGGTTGATGGGGTCAGCTTCCATTTTATCTAATTACCCAGCTAGCTTCTCAGGTGGTATCAAGATTATGCATGGTAATGATGAAGGAACTGGGCCAGTCACCTTGCAAGAAGCCTTGGATGTCTCTTGGAATATCCCTGCTTATTGGACCTACCAACTCCTAAGGCAAAAGGGGGTTGATGTCGAAAGCTACATGACCAAGATGGGCTATCAAATTGATAATTATGATATTGAAAGCCTGCCTCTGGGAGGTGGCATTGAGACCACCGTCTTGCAACAGACTAATGCCTACCAGACCCTGGCCAATGGGGGAGATTTCCAAGAAGGTTATCTGGTGCAATCCATCACCGACAGCAAGGGCAAGGTCATCTATGAGCACCAGGAGCATCCTGTATCAGTCTACAGCAAGGCAACAGCCAGTATTATGACGGACCTGCTTCGGGGACCAATTTCTTCGGGCAAGACGACCAAGTTTAAGGACGACCTCAATGGTCTCAATCCAGGCCTCATGTCAGGTGCAGATTGGATTGGTAAGACTGGAACGACGGACAACTACAGCGACGTTTGGCTCATGCTGGCAACACCGACTGTAACCCTAGGTGGTTGGGCTGGCCATGATGATAATTCCCCTCTTAGCTCTAATGCTGGTTATGAAAACAATGCCCTCTATATGGCCAATTTGGTCAACGCTATCAATTCGGCTGATGCTTCAGTCTTTGGCTCTGGTCAAAAATTTGCCCTAGACGATAGCGTCATCAGGGCTGATGTCCTTAAGTCAACGGGACTTAAGCCGGCTTCGGTCTCCCATGACGGTAAGACCAGTAATCTGAGCGGGGAGACAACGACCAGCAACTGGGCCAAGAACGGACTAGGAGACTCCACCTATGACTTTATGATTGGTGGTAGCGACAGCGACAAGGCCACCGCCTGGAAGTCGGTGGGGGGACAGTAAGCTTGCCGGTTGGTCCGAAGTGGCAGGCTAGTTGGCTAATCAATCAAAAAATAGGGTTAATACTCTTCAAAAATCAAAACTATCCATCGTTAACTCACTTTGCCGTATTTACTGAGGAAAGCAAAGCTTCCCCTATTTCCAACCTCAAAAGGTCTACCAGACCTTTTGAGCTGCCTGCAGTTCGTTGCCTTGGCCATTTTTGATTTTTATTGAGTATAAAGCCTTTACTTAAGCAAGAAGTTATTAGCCTTCTTTAATCAGAGCTTTTTTCACTATTGTGAGGATTTTTCCCAAGGGCAAAAATTATTTATCAAGGATTATGGGACCATTTATAATGAAGATGGCAGTATTCTAGTTAGTTCTTGAGTGACAGGAGGTGCTTTTTATGCCAACAGTTTTTAATAATGATGATCTACTTCGCCAAATCAGACCGACCTCGACAGGGATGGACAAGGCCTTCAAACTGGAAAACATCAGGCTGGACCTTGGTCGGGTCAAGGATGAAAATGGGCAAGAGGTTAGTGGTAATGACTATCTGGACCAGCTTGTTGAAAGAGAACAGTTTGATCAGGCTGAGGAATTCATCAGCCAGCAGCTTAAGCACCTCAGTAATTACCAATATAACCATCTGGCGGATAACTTTGTGGCCTATTTGCAAGGTTTAGACCAGACGGTAAAAGACCGCAAGGGTCTGGATGATGAAACCATTAAGACTATCCGTCAGAACTTGCGAGATTTCAAGTGGTAAGGACTTAAAATCGTCCTTGGCCATAATTACCTGATTGGTAGGCTCCTAGCGACTCCAAAAGCTTAGTCCAAGTAGCGCAACTAAATTTGCAATTTTGGACGAAATAAGTTATAATACAAGTAACTATTTGTCGTCTAACTTGATTGAAATATTGTCCAATCAAGCGAAACAGCAGTTAAATCAAACTTTTTTAGTCAGATTTAGCTGCTCTTTTTGTGCCTTATTTTGAGGATTTTTATAAATGTAACCTAAACATAAAAATTCTAAAAACTAGCCAAAAAAATTAGAAAGATGACAAGTAATACTCAATAAAAATCAAAAAATTGTCAAGGCAAGGAGCAATGACATCAAGTCACTAAAGTGACTGATGTCGCAGTAGGTGTCTGCTATCTTTTCGCCACTTTGTGGCACAGCAGACAGCTAGTCACCCTTGCTGGGGAAAGACAACGAAGGTTTTGACATCTGTCAAAGCCCTTCTGTCTTACTCCCAAACGGCACAATCTCCATAGCGATTGCCTAGCTCCCTTGCTAACCTCACAAAGTTGGTGAAATCGACCAACTTTGCTCTGCGTCGCACAAATTGCAGGCAGCTCAAAAGGTCTGGTAGACCTTTTGAGGTTGGAAATAGGGGAAACTTTGCTTTCCTCAGTAAATACGGCAAAGTGAGTTAACGATGGATAGTTTTGATTTTTGAAGAGTATAAGCTGTTAATTGACCTCGACTGACCTAGGACTAACCCTAGGGAAGTCTTTGTATCTTACTATAAAGGAGATAGAAACTTGGCAGGACATGACGTTCAATACGGGAAACACCGCACCCGTCGAAGTTTTTCAAGAATCAAGGAAGTTCTTGATCTACCAAATTTAATTGAGATCCAAACGGATTCCTTCAAGGATTTCTTAGAGAATGGTCTCAAGGAAGTCTTTGAAGACGTACTTCCGATTTCCAATTTCACAGAAACCATGGAATTGGAATTTGTTGGTTATGAGTTGAAGGAACCTAAGTACAGCTTAGAGGAAGCTCGGATTCACGATGCTTCTTACTCAGCTCCTATCTTTGTGACCTTCCGCTTGATTAACAAGGAAACTGGTGAAATCAAGACTCAGGAAGTCTTCTTTGGCGATTTTCCAATCATGACGGAAATGGGAACCTTCATCATCAATGGTGGGGAACGGATTATCGTTTCGCAATTGGTTCGCTCACCTGGTGTTTATTTCAACGATAAGGTTGATAAGAATGGTAAGGTTGGCTACGGTTCAACGGTTATTCCTAACCGTGGGGCTTGGTTGGAATTAGAAACCGACTCTAAGGATATTGCCTATACCCGTATCGACCGGACCCGTAAGATTCCTTTTACCACTCTGGTAAGAGCTCTCGGCTTCTCTGGTGATGATGAAATCCTTGACATCTTTGGGGATAGCGACCTAGTTCGCAACACCATTGAAAAGGATATTCATAAGAATCCAGCAGATGCCAGAACTGATGAAGCCCTCAAGGAAATCTATGAGCGTCTGCGTCCAGGTGAACCTAAAACGGCTGATAGCTCACGGAGCCTTTTGACCGCTCGATTCTTTGACCCTCGCCGTTATGATTTGGCTGCAGTTGGTCGCTACAAGATTAATAAAAAGCTCAATGTCAAGACTCGCCTGCTCAACCAAACCCTGGCTGAAAATCTCGTGGATGGCGAAACAGGTGAAATTTTGGTTGAAGCCGGCACGGTCATGACTCGTGATGTCATCGACTCTATTGCAGAAGCCTTGGACAATGGCCTCAACAGCTTTGTTTACACACCAAATGATTATGCTGTGGTGACTGAGCCTGTCATTCTACAAAAGTTCAAGGTGGTTTCACCTTTAGATGCCGACAAGGTTGTCACTATTGTGGGTAATTCTAACCCAGATGATAAGGTGCGTGCCCTTACCCCTGCCGATATTCTGGCAGAAATGTCTTACTTCCTTAATCTGGCTCAAGGCCTTGGTAAGGTTGACGACATTGACCACTTGGGTAACCGTCGGATTCGTGCGGTTGGTGAACTTTTGGCCAACCAATTCCGGATTGGTTTGACTCGGATGGAACGTAATGTGCGTGAACGCATGTCTGTCCAAGATAACGAAGCTCTGACCCCACAACAAATTATCAATATCCGTCCTGTGACGGCTGCAGTTAAGGAATTCTTTGGTTCCTCGCAATTGTCCCAATTCATGGACCAACACAATCCTCTGTCTGAACTGTCTCACAAACGGC harbors:
- the tyrS gene encoding tyrosine--tRNA ligase, which encodes MTIFDELKERGLIFQTTDEEDLKKALEAGSVSFYSGYDPTADSLHLGHLVPILVCRHLQLAGHKPYPLVGGATGLIGDPSFKDTERSLQTKETVEGWVKKIQKQLSRFLDFENGDNKAEMTNNYDWFGSISFIDFLRDVGKYFTINYMMSKESVKKRIETGISYTEFAYQIMQGYDFYELNRQHGVTLQIGGSDQWGNMTAGTELLRRKADKTGHVITVPLITDATGKKFGKSEGNAVWLDADKTSPYEMYQFWLNVMDDDAVRFLKIFTFLPLDEIAEIEEKFNAARHERLAQKILAKEVVTLVHGEAAYKEALQITKQLFAGNIRALSAQELKQGLSGVPNYAVQAEDDLNIVEILVKSGISSSKRQAREDVQNGAIYINGERIQDLDYQLSDADKIDGELTVIRRGKKKYFVLTY
- the pbp1b gene encoding penicillin-binding protein PBP1B translates to MIEFFKKIGRLFQEGFPKKRNRSRTRPTRIVKRIYPQEESPKNPKQELKLSKADIGSVFLRSLKIVSDFFYIIALLFCMLGAGLGLGYFASQIDSVKVPAKSSLLTRVSSVSQISKLNYANGQEISDVDTDLMRSPVKDDAISDNVKQAIIATEDENFKSHQGVVPKAVFRALVSSVLGVGSTNGGSTLTQQLIKQQVVGDNPTFKRKAREIIYSLALERYMTKDDILTAYLNVSPFGRNNKGENIAGVEAAAQGIFGVSAKDLTVPQAAYIAGLPQSPIVYSPYGPDGSLKDAKNLTYGLQRQQTVLYNMYRAGYLSRKTYQNYQAYDITKDFIPSGTATSKTHDYLYYAVMDEAQKVMYAYLVRRDGLTSQDLSQKETVANYKQLALEALQTGGYQVKTTVNEAVYKAMQETAKNAGGQLDVGNNGPVDVGNVLMDNKTGAILGFVGGRDYASNQNNHAFDTKRSPGSSIKPILAYGIAIDQGLMGSASILSNYPASFSGGIKIMHGNDEGTGPVTLQEALDVSWNIPAYWTYQLLRQKGVDVESYMTKMGYQIDNYDIESLPLGGGIETTVLQQTNAYQTLANGGDFQEGYLVQSITDSKGKVIYEHQEHPVSVYSKATASIMTDLLRGPISSGKTTKFKDDLNGLNPGLMSGADWIGKTGTTDNYSDVWLMLATPTVTLGGWAGHDDNSPLSSNAGYENNALYMANLVNAINSADASVFGSGQKFALDDSVIRADVLKSTGLKPASVSHDGKTSNLSGETTTSNWAKNGLGDSTYDFMIGGSDSDKATAWKSVGGQ
- a CDS encoding zinc-dependent MarR family transcriptional regulator, with translation MSKLAKELDVFFNRILVLAEHQNELLLGHCQSDLELTNTQEHILMLLSHERLTNSDLAKRLKVSQAAVTKAVKAMIRQELLETHKDDSDARISYYSLTDAAKAVALEHDQHHQSTLAVYDEILSSFSTSEQAVIGRFINNLEKGFDR
- a CDS encoding metal ABC transporter ATP-binding protein, coding for MRYITVENLSFQYDSDPVLEGISYYLDSGEFVTLTGENGAAKSTLIKATLGILKPKHGQVKIAKLNKDGKKLRLAYLPQQISSFNAGFPSTVYEFVKSGRYPRNGWFRRLTKHDEDHIRVSLESVGMWENRQKKIGDLSGGQKQRAVIARMFASDPDIFILDEPTTGMDAGTTKTFYELMHHSAHQHGKSVMMITHDPEEVKDYADRNIHLVRNQDLPWRCFNIHDSEEVTKDA
- a CDS encoding metal ABC transporter permease — encoded protein: MLEIFQFEFMQRALLAVLAISLFSPILGLFLILRRQSLMSDTLSHVSLAGVAFGILLGWDTTWSTVLIVVIAALVLEYLQRVYRNYIEISTAILMSLGLAVSLIVVSKTSSSNISLDQYLFGSIITISQGQVLALFAIALLVLFLTLFCLRPMYILTFDEDTAFVDGLPVRFMSLAFNIVTGVAIALMIPAAGALLVSTIMVLPASIAMRLADSFKGVILTAIGIGFLGMLMGIFLSYYWETPASATITIIFIAIFLVVSLLDRLLKD